The window AATCAAGAGGAGATTTTGGAGCAAGTGCTTGAACAGCTTGAATCACATCAACCGCTACGCCTTGGTCTTCATACTTAGCACGGTAACGACCTTCAAGGAACGCAACGGCATCCGCACGCGTCTTGTCATGATCTTTAACTACATCACCATAACCTTGAAGCGCAAAGTTCACCAGTTCTTCAATCGTCACATTGAGTTCATTTTCAATGATCAAACGTAAGATACCGATTGCAGAACGACGTAATGCAAATGGATCTTTAGAACCTGTTGGTGCTTGACCAATACCAAAAATACCAACAAGCGTATCTAAACGATCTGCAAGGGCAATGGTTGTACCTGTCTTGGTTTGTGGTAATACGTCACCCGCAAACTTAGGTAAATACTGTTCACCTAAAGCTTCAGCAACTTCATGATTCTCACCTTCAAGGCGAGCATAATACGTGCCTGCAATCCCTTGAAGTTCAGGGAATTCACCTACAAGTTCAGAGGTCAAATCACATTTAGCCAGTAAAGCTGCTTTTTCAGCATCGGCTGCATTTGCACCTGTAATTGGTGACAACGCAACGGCTAATTTAGCAATACGTTCTGATTTGTTCCAAAGCGTACCTAACTGTGCTTGGAATACCATATTTGCGAGTTTTTCTTTACGAGATGCAAGCGGTTGCTTTTGATCTTGTAGGAAGAAGAATTCTGCATCCGACAAACGAGGGCGTACAACTTTTTCATTCCCTTCAATAATTTGAATCGGATCTTTTGACTCAATATTTGAAATAGTAATGAAGTAAGGCTGTAATTTACCTTCTGCATTGATCAAACAGAAATACTTTTGGTTGTCCTGCATCGTGGTAATCAATGCTTCTTGAGGAACAGCTAAATAACGTTCTTCAAAAGTCGCACGTAATGCAACTGGCCATTCAACCAAGCTGGTGACTTCATCAAGTAAGTCTGCTGGGACAATCGCAGTTGCGTTGACTTCATCAGCTAACTTTTTCACTTGATCTTGAATCGTTGCTTGACGCTTTTCAAAGTTCGCAACCACATAAGCTTTTTCTAAAGCAGCAAGGTAGTCATTTGCATGCGCTAAAGTCACTGCTTCAGGTGCATGGAAACGGTGACCATAAGTCACATTACCTGCTTTATGATCTTGAATGGTTGCTTCAACCACTTGATCATCTTTCAGCAATACGACCCATTTTACTGGACGTACGAATTCAGTACGACTTGCAGCTGAACGCATACGTTTTGCGATTGGTAAGTTGTCTAATGCAGTTTGTAAAATTTGTGGCAGTAAAGCATCAAGGCTTTGACCTTTCACATCTTTCAAAAAGCAAACTTTTTCAACTTTGCCTGCTTGGAACGTCGAAAGCTGATCAACCGTGATGCCTTGACCACGCATAAAGCCTTCAAGTGCTTTAGTTGGTTTACCTTCTGCATCATATGCCGCTTGTACAGCAGGGCCGTCAAAACGTTTTTGTGTATCTGCTTGAGCTGCTGCAACATTAGTAATTTTTAATGCTAAGCGACGTGGTGCTGCATAACTCTCTATACATGATCTGTCATCTAAAACTAGATCAATCTGGGTGTTAATTAAACCAGCTGTTTCTAATCCTTCTTTTACTTCTCTTTCTAAAGCGTCACGCAAAGTTTTTAAGCTTTTTGGTGGAAGTTCTTCACAGCCAAGTTCGAATAAAACAGTATGCTTTGTCATTATTTATTCTCCTTCGCTTTTTCAGCTTGGGCTGCATCGAACTCAACTTGTGCTTTTAACTGCGCTAATACTTCATCACGTAAATGTGGTTCTGCCATTGGGAAACCGAGTTTCGCACGCGCAGCCACATAACTTTGAGCGATTGAACGCGCTAAGGTACGAACACGTAAAATATAACGTTGACGCTCAGTTACAGAAATCGCACCACGCGCATCTAATAAGTTAAAGCTATGCGATGCTTTAATCACTTGCTCATAAGCAGGAAGTGGAAGTTCAGCCTCCATTAAACGAGCTGCTTCAGCTTCATAGAAATCGAATAATTCAAATAATTTATCGACTGGCGCATATTCAAAGTTATAGGTCGATTGTTCCACTTCATTTTGATGGAATACATCACCATAAGTCACTGTGCCGAACTGACCTTTGGTCCAAACAAGATCGTAAACTGAGTCTACACCTTGAAGGTACATCGCAAGACGTTCTAAACCGTATGTGATTTCACCAGTAACAGGGTAGCATTCAACACCACCGACTTGCTGGAAGTAAGTGAATTGAGTCACTTCCATACCATTGAGCCAAACTTCCCAACCTAAGCCCCAAGCACCAAGAGTTGGAGATTCCCAGTTGTCTTCTACGAAGCGAATATCGTGCGTTAGGGTATCGATGCCGATCGCTTTTAACGAATCAAGATACAGCTGTTGGATATTGTCTGGGTTTGGCTTAAGTACCACTTGGAACTGATAATAGTGTTGTAAGCGGTTTGGGTTCTCACCATAACGACCATCTTTCGGACGGCGTGAAGGTTGAACATAAGCCGCGTTCCAAGTTTCTGGACCTAATGCGCGTAAGAAAGTTGCAGTGTGGAATGTACCTGCACCCATTTCCATATCATATGGTTGTAATACGACGCAGCCTTGCTCCGCCCAATAGTTTTGTAGGGCAAGAATTAAGCCCTGAAATGTATCAATATGCGATATAGCACGACTCATGGTGCATCCACTGGAATCAAACAAAAATTGTGGTTAAGTATAAGGATTTTGATGGTGAGTGGCAAAGGCTAGTTAGGGAATTTAAGCTTTGAACAGGTTTTAGATTTATTTGTTATTCTAAGTAATAAAACCCAGTTGGTCAGGGCAAATGTGAGTGAGAAGAAACAGAAAATAAGAAAAAAACCGAATGGGATAATATTAATCTGAGCAGTATTTAAAATCATAATTAGGCTAGGGACAATCGCGGTAAATAAGACTGCATACGCAATAATTGAAAAGAAATTGAGGACGTTATATTTTTTCAATAAAACTTGAACTAAATAGGTTGGAAGGAAAACTAAGATGAAGTAGATCAATGCAATAAAAAGTGTGGCAAGAAACATTTCATAGAATACGTTCAATATTTCTATAGTGAGGTAATCGTTAGGTGCGAAAAAAACGGACAATATAAAAAAAATTGGAATACCAGCATACAGAGGGGTTTGAATCAAACTACGCCAAATTTGATCTTTACTGACATCAAGCCGTTGGGTAAGTAATTTATAAAAACTCAGGATCATTGTTTTATCTAAGTGAAAGGGTTAGGAAAATTGGTTGTGGCTAATATTTAACTAATCAACTATACGTCACCATGTGACGCATTGCATCTCCCATGCTCTTAATTTCACAATATGAAAATGCTAATTTTTAAACGATATTCTCTGTTCTCATCAGGTCGTTTGAAATGTCTGATCGCATTCGTGAAAAATTGCAAATTCTTGCGGACGCTGCCAAATATGATGTGTCCTGTTCTTCCAGTGGTAGTGACCGTAAAAATAAAGACAAGGGCCTAGGTGATGCCAGTCGGTCAGGGATTTGCCATAGCTATACTGAAGATGGTCGTTGTGTTTCATTACTGAAAATCCTGTTCAGTAATGTCTGTATTTTTGATTGTGCTTATTGTGTGTCACGCCGTTCTAATGACGTCAAACGTGCTGCATTTACCGTACAAGAAGTGGTTGATCTGACCATTAATTTTTATCGTCGTAATTATATAGAGGGATTATTCCTTAGCTCAGGCATTTTTAAATCCGCAGACCATACGATGGAGCGGATGCTTCAAGTGGTGAAAAAACTACGTCTAGAAGAAAATTTTAATGGCTATATTCACCTCAAAACCATTCCAGGTGCATCGCCTGAACTGATTCATGAAGCAGGGCTTTATGCTGACCGTATGAGCATTAATTTAGAAATGCCAACTGAGATCGGATTAAAAGCGTTTGCCCCTGAAAAATCACATCAAGAAGTGCAAAAAGATTTAGGTTTGGTTCGAGATCGACTGATTCAACTCAAAGATGAACGTCAAATTATTAAGCATGTGCCGAAATATGTACCCGCAGGGCAGACCACACAGATGGTGGTCGGCGCACATCAGGAAACAGATCAAGATGTGTTGGTAATGGCAGATCGACATTACAAAGAATTTAAACTCAAACGTGTCTATTTCTCAGGCTATATTCCAATTAATACAGAAAATAACTATTTACCAGCAGTCGGTTCTGCACCGCCATTATTAAGGGAAAATCGACTGTATCAAAGTGATTGGTTGATGCGTTTTTATGGTTTTGAAGTCAATGAAATCGTCAATGAAAAGCATCCACATTTAGATTTGGATGTAGACCCAAAACTGAGTTGGGCATTACGTCATCCAGAACAGTTTCCAGTGGATTTAAATCGTGCTGACTATCGCATGATCCTTCGTGTACCCGGTATCGGAGTGAAATCAGCCAAGAAAATCGTACAAGCGCGTCGTTTTGGCAAGATACATACTGATTTACTGAAACAACTCGGTGTGGCGTATTCACGTGCCAAGTTTTTTATTCGTTGTGAAGACAGTCCACGGTTTCAAAAGGAACTTTCTACGACTGACATTCGTCAACAGATATTAATGCAGGGTTCATCTAAATACGTGAAACAACTGTCACCACAGCTGAGTTTAGGATTCTAATCATGCTCAGTGATACGGTGGTTTATTACTACTTTGATGGATCAATGGTGGGTTTGCTTAACTGTGTATTTCGTGCGTTCCAATTTAAAGAATTCCACGTGCAACTCTGTTTAAACCAAGGCGCACAGCATGGTTTATTCGCGACGGTGGTTGAAATTCCAAATCATGCGCAACGTGTTTGGTCAGCCTTACAGCGGAAATTATCGCATTCATCTTTGAGACAATTTTATTTTGCCTATTTATCAGAATCCTTGGATGCCTATCAGCATTTATTTAATTACTGTATCTATGTCTTTCGACATCAACATTCAGTTGAGAAAAATTATTCGCATCCCAGTGTTTTAGCAATTTCGCAATGGACCAAAAAGGTGGGACGCGAAAAGCATCGCATGGAAGCTTTTGTGCGTTTTAAGAAAACCACAGATGGATTGTTTTTAAGTTTGGTTCGCCCAGATTTTAATGTATTGCCTTTGATTCAACCGCATTTTAAACGTCGTTATCAAGATCAACGTTGGTTGATTTATGATGAACAACGCAAATATGGTCTGTACTATGATTTGTGCGAGATCCATGAAGTCTCTTTAGAAGCCCATCAGATAGACTGTAATATTGGAAATGGTGCCAGTCAAAATTTTCAATTAGAATTAGATGAACACGAAGAATTATATGATCAGCTTTGGAAAGATTATTTTAATAGTATTAATATTAAAGAGCGTCAGAATGTGAAATTGCATGTGCAGTATTTACCAAAACGTTATTGGCGCTATCTCAATGAAAAAATTATCTAAAGGATTTTATTAAATAATACAGCTCCTTAGAGTTTGATTTTGACGAATAGGCTTTGTGAAGACTGAAAAAATAAAAGGAAGTATTAATTTTAAGTAAATGTTATGTTATAACGTTTCAAAATTAATACAAATCAGTCCAACAGGAAAAATAAGCATGAATAGGTTAAAACAAACTTATCTACTAAGTGTTTTATTCAGCAGTGTGTTGTTGTCAGCATGTGGGGGGAGTAGTAACTCATCTAGCTCATCATCAAATACACAAAAGCCAGAACAGCCAGCTCAAAGTCATGAAGGTCGTCTAGCCATTGCCAATGCGGATACAGAACGTCCTTCGTTATCGGTCTATGACCTTAAAGATCAGAAAGTGATTGATACCAAAGCATTAAATTACATGCCTTCAGCGATGTATAGCAGCCCTCAATTACGTTATGCAGTGATGTTGAGCCGTAATAATGGGGTGGTGCAATTTGCTGATGGTGGTGTCTTTACGCAAAGCAACCAACTCAAAATCAATACACCTAATATCTTAACGTTCCAATTGAGTGGTGCAACGCCTGCACATTATCGTAGTTTCAATGGTATGGCGGCGTTGTTCTATGATGGTAGCGATACAGAGGTGTCTAAGTTTGATGTGTTCAATGACGGCATGATCACTCAGAAAATTATAGCCACTCAACAGCTGCCAAAAAGACATCATGGTGTTGCTGAACCACGTGGTGAGTATGTGTTAAGTACTTATCTGCCAACAGATGCAAGCACATTAAGCATAGTCAAAAGCTATCATATTCATGGTGATCACTTCCATGAAGAGCAGACTTTAACCAATCCATGTAATCGTTTACATGGAGCAGCCTCGATTGCTAAATATGCTGCATTTGGCTGTGAAGATGGTGTTTTGGTCGTCGAACAGAAGAAAGATGCATTTGTAGATAAAAAGGTTTTTATTGACCAACGAATTTCTACCATTGCAGGGCATGAAAAAATTAATCAGTTTGCTGCTTTTGCATCAGGTACACATGATTTATTTATTGTTGATCCTGAAAAATTAAATGCAATGAGCTTAAATTGGTCAGTAGGTGCGAAAGAATTAGATGGGACAACGGCTGTTCGACGTTTACAGCAAAGTTTTGATGCGACAGGGCGCTATCTCGCGATTTTAGATAGTATGGGAGCTGTACATGTCATTGATACACAAACTTGGCAACGTCTTGGTCAGATCCAAGCGATTCAAAATGTAATTGGTGGTGAGCTTGCTAAAAGCCGTTTAGTGGTCAATGCCGCTTCGGATACGCTATTTATCAATAACACTGAAGCAAAAACCATTATTGAACTTGATTTGAAAAACTTAAAAATCAAGCAAACCATTCAATTGAATGATGTACCAAACACCTTTACTTGGTTAGGGGTAGTAAAAAATTAACTGATATTTGCGTATAAAAAAAACAGCCCAAAGTGGGCTGTTTTTTAGGTCAGGACTTCTACAAATCGATAGAGCTGTAGGCCTTAAAATTAGAGGAAGAAGAGGTAGATAAAGATCGACACGACCGCCACACACAATACATTCAACATAAAGCCGACTTTCATCATTTCACTTTGTTGAATATGCCCAGTACCAAATACAATCGCATTTGGTGGCGTTGCAACAGGAAGCATAAAGGCACATGACGCACCGATACCAATCACAATCACAAGAATTTCTTTTGGTAACCCCATTTGCGCAGCAATTGCAGCAAATACAGGAACCAATAAAGCTGCAGATGCAGTATTACTGGTCAACTCGGTTAAGAAAATAATAAAGGCTGCGACCACAACAATCACAACGAATGGAGAGGCATCGCCGAAAGCATTGGCTAGTGTTTGGCCCAGCACCAATGAAGAGCCTGAATCTTTTAAAACCGCACTTAAAGTTAAACCACCGCCGAAGAGCATCAATACGCCCCAATCAGTGTTATCTGAAATATCTTTCCATGTGGCAATACCTAAAATCACCACCATACACGCAGCGCTCAGGGCGACCCATGTATCTGGTTGGCTGATTCCGAATTTCTCACTTACGCTTTTGCCAAAAATCCAACCGATTGCAGTGACAATAAATAAAATCATGGTCAGTAGACGGTCGCGATTCCAAGGAATCGATTCAGCTTTAAACTCAATTCGGTGATTTAATTTAGGACGTAAAATGAAATATAGACTGATGAGCATGGCAGGGAAAATTAATAACATCAGCGGTAAGCCGATTTTCATCCAGTCCGCGAAATCATAGCCTAAAGCTTTTGCCGCAATTGCGTTTGGTGGTGAACCAACCAATGTTCCTAAACCGCCAATGTTGGCTGAATAAGCGATCCCCAGCAAAATAAAAACAAAGGTTTTACGTTCTTTAGCAATATCTAAATGTGTTAATAAGCCTAATGCAAGAGGGAGCATCATCGCTGCGGTTGCTGTATTCGAAATCCACATTGACAAAAAGGCAGTCACAATACAGATCGCCAAGACCGCTAAGCCCAAATGTCCACGTGATAAGGCGATCACCCACATTGCAATCTTTCGGTCAAGCTTTTGCACATGTAATGCTGTTGCTAGAGCAAAACCCCCGAAAAATAGGAAAATAATTGGGTCAGCGAAAGTGCTCAGAGCTTTAGTGGTTGTGATCGGACTGACTTCATCATTGCTGCCTACACTTGGCATTCCGATGAGTACAGCGAGCACAGGAACCATAAGTGCTGTAATGGTGATGTGGATTGCTTCTGTGAGCCATAAAACACCAATAAAGAATAATAAACTTAAACCTTTGTTGGCATTTTGCTCATAAGGGAGAATTTCATATAAACCGAATGACAGCAAGGCTGCAATCGCAATAATCACCCAACCGCGTAGCACGCCTTTCGGCATCGCATTGGTTGGTGTTTCTAAGTGAGGAACATTCATACAATATCCTTATTTGTGTTGTTATTTGTCATGAAGTTACATATGACAGAATAACGGTATTGCTCGCAATATATCGTAAATACTAACTTCGATCATCCATGTAAAAATTTTCATTGAGCTGTCTGATTCATCCAACTCATGTCATAGATGCTGAGATTAATTTTTTGCTGGTAACTTAGGGATTGGATTAAAGAAAGTTGATCACTTAAAAGTGAAATGAGCAAAGTACTAATCCAGATTTTAAATTTAAATATTTTAAATCAATCCCTTATGTTTTTAAGCATCGTCCTGACTTTGATAAATCATTTCAAAGTTTATGCTGTCCAGTTTTTGTACGGTTGAATTTTATTGTATTTGGCGACTTATGGATATTTAGTTTTTTGATAAAAAAATAGGGAATATTTATTTCACTTATAAAACTATGTATGGTTGTATTTTATTGTTTTTAAATAATAAATTATATTTTTTGCAGGGTTAGACTTTAGTCTAATAATTGCTTAAATGTTGGGATATTAGGCGCTTTTTGATGAACGTGTGTATGTTTTAAGGTGTAAGTTAAATATACCTTCATGGTGATTAAGCATATAATTGCTCGATTGATGATGACGACATAATTCTATTAAGGTGCATTGTGAGCTTGACCCAATCAGACTGGCTAAACGTTCTTAAACCGAATTATAAAGTCCTTCCCGTAAAAGAACGTTTGCTTTCGGCGGTAGGGGCTTTGTGCGGTTTAGCGATTTCATCTTTATTAAGCTGGTATGTTTTAGATGGTATGAATGCATGGTATATCGCACCTATGGGAGCATCATCCGTTCTATTATTTGCTTTACCAAATAGCCCTTTAGCTCAGCCTTGGAATGTTGTTATTGGCAATACTTTGGCAGCTTTTATCGGAGTGGTATGTGTCGAATTATTGCCAGATTTAACAACCGCCTTTAGTGTTGCGGTGGGGTTAGCAATTTTTGTGATGATGACGACTGATTCCTTGCATCCGCCGAGTGGGGCAGTAGCAATTACAGCTGTATTAGGTGGTGATGCGGTTCATCGTCTAGGTTTTTATTTCATTCTTTATCCTGTATTGCTGAATACAATCATATTGTTGCTGTTTGCGGTTTTGTTTAATCGTTTGATTGGACGTCATTACCCAATAACTGCACATATCAATGTGCGTTCTAAGGATCCAACACCAACACAAAAGGTTTCGATCCAACCAAAAGATATCGAATATGCACTAGAGCAGCACACTGAGTTACTGGATATTAGTCAGTATGATTTAGAAAAAATTATTTTGGATGCGCAAGAGCGTGCACAAGGGCGATTGCATCTTGATTTTGTCTGTCAGGACATTATGAGTAAAGATGTGATTAAACTGCATG is drawn from Acinetobacter suaedae and contains these coding sequences:
- the glyS gene encoding glycine--tRNA ligase subunit beta, whose protein sequence is MTKHTVLFELGCEELPPKSLKTLRDALEREVKEGLETAGLINTQIDLVLDDRSCIESYAAPRRLALKITNVAAAQADTQKRFDGPAVQAAYDAEGKPTKALEGFMRGQGITVDQLSTFQAGKVEKVCFLKDVKGQSLDALLPQILQTALDNLPIAKRMRSAASRTEFVRPVKWVVLLKDDQVVEATIQDHKAGNVTYGHRFHAPEAVTLAHANDYLAALEKAYVVANFEKRQATIQDQVKKLADEVNATAIVPADLLDEVTSLVEWPVALRATFEERYLAVPQEALITTMQDNQKYFCLINAEGKLQPYFITISNIESKDPIQIIEGNEKVVRPRLSDAEFFFLQDQKQPLASRKEKLANMVFQAQLGTLWNKSERIAKLAVALSPITGANAADAEKAALLAKCDLTSELVGEFPELQGIAGTYYARLEGENHEVAEALGEQYLPKFAGDVLPQTKTGTTIALADRLDTLVGIFGIGQAPTGSKDPFALRRSAIGILRLIIENELNVTIEELVNFALQGYGDVVKDHDKTRADAVAFLEGRYRAKYEDQGVAVDVIQAVQALAPKSPLDFDKRVTAVNHFRTLPEAAALAAANKRVANILAKEATPEGSVVEANLVEAAEKALYAELQALTPVVQPLLAARNYTEALSKLAALRAPIDAFFEGVMVMADDAELKANRLRLLAQLRDLFTAIADVSVLQG
- the glyQ gene encoding glycine--tRNA ligase subunit alpha, producing MSRAISHIDTFQGLILALQNYWAEQGCVVLQPYDMEMGAGTFHTATFLRALGPETWNAAYVQPSRRPKDGRYGENPNRLQHYYQFQVVLKPNPDNIQQLYLDSLKAIGIDTLTHDIRFVEDNWESPTLGAWGLGWEVWLNGMEVTQFTYFQQVGGVECYPVTGEITYGLERLAMYLQGVDSVYDLVWTKGQFGTVTYGDVFHQNEVEQSTYNFEYAPVDKLFELFDFYEAEAARLMEAELPLPAYEQVIKASHSFNLLDARGAISVTERQRYILRVRTLARSIAQSYVAARAKLGFPMAEPHLRDEVLAQLKAQVEFDAAQAEKAKENK
- a CDS encoding putative DNA modification/repair radical SAM protein, whose product is MSDRIREKLQILADAAKYDVSCSSSGSDRKNKDKGLGDASRSGICHSYTEDGRCVSLLKILFSNVCIFDCAYCVSRRSNDVKRAAFTVQEVVDLTINFYRRNYIEGLFLSSGIFKSADHTMERMLQVVKKLRLEENFNGYIHLKTIPGASPELIHEAGLYADRMSINLEMPTEIGLKAFAPEKSHQEVQKDLGLVRDRLIQLKDERQIIKHVPKYVPAGQTTQMVVGAHQETDQDVLVMADRHYKEFKLKRVYFSGYIPINTENNYLPAVGSAPPLLRENRLYQSDWLMRFYGFEVNEIVNEKHPHLDLDVDPKLSWALRHPEQFPVDLNRADYRMILRVPGIGVKSAKKIVQARRFGKIHTDLLKQLGVAYSRAKFFIRCEDSPRFQKELSTTDIRQQILMQGSSKYVKQLSPQLSLGF
- a CDS encoding TIGR03915 family putative DNA repair protein; translated protein: MLSDTVVYYYFDGSMVGLLNCVFRAFQFKEFHVQLCLNQGAQHGLFATVVEIPNHAQRVWSALQRKLSHSSLRQFYFAYLSESLDAYQHLFNYCIYVFRHQHSVEKNYSHPSVLAISQWTKKVGREKHRMEAFVRFKKTTDGLFLSLVRPDFNVLPLIQPHFKRRYQDQRWLIYDEQRKYGLYYDLCEIHEVSLEAHQIDCNIGNGASQNFQLELDEHEELYDQLWKDYFNSINIKERQNVKLHVQYLPKRYWRYLNEKII
- a CDS encoding YncE family protein, whose amino-acid sequence is MNRLKQTYLLSVLFSSVLLSACGGSSNSSSSSSNTQKPEQPAQSHEGRLAIANADTERPSLSVYDLKDQKVIDTKALNYMPSAMYSSPQLRYAVMLSRNNGVVQFADGGVFTQSNQLKINTPNILTFQLSGATPAHYRSFNGMAALFYDGSDTEVSKFDVFNDGMITQKIIATQQLPKRHHGVAEPRGEYVLSTYLPTDASTLSIVKSYHIHGDHFHEEQTLTNPCNRLHGAASIAKYAAFGCEDGVLVVEQKKDAFVDKKVFIDQRISTIAGHEKINQFAAFASGTHDLFIVDPEKLNAMSLNWSVGAKELDGTTAVRRLQQSFDATGRYLAILDSMGAVHVIDTQTWQRLGQIQAIQNVIGGELAKSRLVVNAASDTLFINNTEAKTIIELDLKNLKIKQTIQLNDVPNTFTWLGVVKN
- a CDS encoding SLC13 family permease — encoded protein: MNVPHLETPTNAMPKGVLRGWVIIAIAALLSFGLYEILPYEQNANKGLSLLFFIGVLWLTEAIHITITALMVPVLAVLIGMPSVGSNDEVSPITTTKALSTFADPIIFLFFGGFALATALHVQKLDRKIAMWVIALSRGHLGLAVLAICIVTAFLSMWISNTATAAMMLPLALGLLTHLDIAKERKTFVFILLGIAYSANIGGLGTLVGSPPNAIAAKALGYDFADWMKIGLPLMLLIFPAMLISLYFILRPKLNHRIEFKAESIPWNRDRLLTMILFIVTAIGWIFGKSVSEKFGISQPDTWVALSAACMVVILGIATWKDISDNTDWGVLMLFGGGLTLSAVLKDSGSSLVLGQTLANAFGDASPFVVIVVVAAFIIFLTELTSNTASAALLVPVFAAIAAQMGLPKEILVIVIGIGASCAFMLPVATPPNAIVFGTGHIQQSEMMKVGFMLNVLCVAVVSIFIYLFFL
- a CDS encoding HPP family protein, yielding MSLTQSDWLNVLKPNYKVLPVKERLLSAVGALCGLAISSLLSWYVLDGMNAWYIAPMGASSVLLFALPNSPLAQPWNVVIGNTLAAFIGVVCVELLPDLTTAFSVAVGLAIFVMMTTDSLHPPSGAVAITAVLGGDAVHRLGFYFILYPVLLNTIILLLFAVLFNRLIGRHYPITAHINVRSKDPTPTQKVSIQPKDIEYALEQHTELLDISQYDLEKIILDAQERAQGRLHLDFVCQDIMSKDVIKLHEDDDIHQALDKFKAVNLMSLPVVNNQNHLVGTLALYEVVEWFKNATDPRNSWQHYVKQIMSRRVVTVDPMQPIQDLVPYFVEKSFNYIPVIEQQCLVGMISRADMIAALQQRLSQ